The Stratiformator vulcanicus genome has a segment encoding these proteins:
- a CDS encoding MotA/TolQ/ExbB proton channel family protein, translated as MPVSLDSLSGISTLVIAGFCGAHVLAFAVLSIWAGRDLRVIASSLDQFTRSLRHRSILEGTAGLADQIQAFLADVREVLDNPKAVEERRSLLDRIKVLDEKRGYLNSLSFETAWNVARTMIEAYPLAGVLGTILAIGSALAGDASTGDASAVSVIVARFGDAIWSTFAGLTAAILLMFLSSILEPRFARLTESRANVRDVIARAKRELTVSGEKPE; from the coding sequence ATGCCAGTTTCGCTCGATTCGCTGTCCGGGATTTCGACGCTTGTCATTGCCGGATTTTGTGGTGCGCACGTTCTCGCATTCGCAGTTCTTTCGATTTGGGCGGGCCGCGATCTGCGGGTGATCGCTTCATCTCTGGACCAGTTCACGCGGAGCCTGCGACATCGCAGCATTCTCGAAGGCACAGCGGGGCTCGCCGACCAGATTCAGGCATTTCTCGCCGACGTCCGGGAGGTGCTCGACAACCCGAAGGCGGTCGAGGAACGACGGTCGCTGCTCGACCGAATCAAGGTGCTCGACGAGAAACGCGGCTATCTCAATTCGCTGTCGTTCGAAACGGCCTGGAACGTCGCCCGAACGATGATCGAGGCCTACCCCTTGGCCGGCGTGCTCGGAACGATCCTCGCGATCGGTTCTGCCTTGGCCGGTGATGCTTCGACGGGAGATGCGTCGGCCGTCTCGGTCATTGTGGCCCGCTTCGGCGACGCGATTTGGTCGACGTTCGCGGGACTGACCGCAGCCATCCTGCTGATGTTTCTGAGCAGCATCCTTGAACCAAGATTTGCCCGCTTGACCGAGAGCCGGGCCAATGTTCGCGACGTAATCGCACGCGCGAAGCGGGAACTGACGGTGAGCGGGGAGAAGCCGGAATGA
- a CDS encoding PSD1 and planctomycete cytochrome C domain-containing protein: MHRYRFFANPWLSIAAAAAIAVAIFVSGEALAAEPISKADRHFTLQVLPVLKAKCLACHGEDGDDLKGDFDLSSRAALLKGGESGEPGIVPKQPDEGTMLSAIRWEGYEMPPKENDRLSVEQIAAIERWIREGAVWPNADIQKRIVEDSWKSESSDQGVIVATSGGLSDDWTYRRYQPKDLWAYQPRANPAVPEIASAAGAIEHPIDAFLQRRMSEAGVTPAGPADRVEWIRRITFNVTGLPPTPDEVTAYVEDRSVNADQRVIDRLLASPHYGERMAQHWLDVVRYADTAGYANDFSRPNAWRYRDYVIRSFNSDKPFDQFIREQIAGDEIDPDDPEMLIAVGFLRMGPWEHTGMSVFAETRQLFLDDAVNTVGETFLATNMSCFKCHDHKFDPLPTQDYYRMQAAFAPVQLADRPAPFLPEENTTGMSDQRRRYEQLAKNDGTELIIPPGADEKLKRELRKDFKRIQNKNREQHRRTLLMTQPRAFSVYNGPLNPKFRSTKSIHEVPNKRSGEVQQVSILVGGSIASPSTEVEPGVLSAVDRMIDEERNSSLTNEMTGRRTELAAWIASDANPLTARVYVNRIWQWHFGRGLVNTPNNFGVTGSEPTHPELLDWLANYFIEQGWSTKAVHRLILTSDAYRRSTSHPQRDAVDSVDPNNELLSWFPPRRLTAEELRDSMLVVSGDLNAEMGGIPIRPEINRDVAFQPRMIMGGVAPAYQPSRTPLLRNRRTIYAQKIRGLRDPMLEVFDQPTPDQSCGRRNASTVTPQVFALFNSESVHHRALAFAVRLIDENASPKQRIQSAYRLCFGREPSKRDLMACLDHIGRSQVYHSAKTPPPIELPTELVRERLGEQFGHQMQWLEQLDVYKNYEPDLTANMATAEQRAWAELCLVLLNSNEFAYVY, from the coding sequence ATGCATCGCTATCGCTTTTTCGCGAACCCCTGGCTCTCAATCGCAGCGGCAGCCGCGATTGCGGTGGCGATCTTCGTTTCGGGAGAGGCACTTGCGGCAGAGCCGATTTCGAAGGCTGATCGGCACTTCACGCTGCAAGTGCTGCCGGTGCTCAAAGCGAAGTGTCTCGCCTGTCACGGCGAGGATGGGGACGACCTGAAAGGCGACTTTGATCTGTCGTCCCGTGCCGCCTTGCTCAAAGGTGGAGAGTCGGGCGAGCCGGGCATCGTCCCGAAACAGCCCGACGAGGGCACAATGCTTTCGGCGATCCGCTGGGAAGGCTACGAGATGCCTCCCAAGGAGAACGATCGGTTGTCGGTCGAGCAAATCGCTGCGATCGAACGCTGGATTCGCGAGGGAGCTGTCTGGCCGAACGCCGACATTCAGAAACGGATCGTTGAGGATTCATGGAAGTCCGAATCGTCAGATCAAGGCGTGATCGTCGCGACATCGGGCGGGCTTTCCGATGATTGGACCTACCGCCGCTATCAGCCCAAAGACCTGTGGGCTTACCAACCGCGAGCGAATCCGGCAGTCCCCGAAATCGCATCGGCTGCAGGTGCGATTGAGCACCCGATCGATGCCTTCTTGCAACGCCGCATGTCGGAGGCCGGAGTGACTCCGGCAGGTCCCGCGGACCGGGTCGAGTGGATCCGCCGAATCACCTTCAATGTGACCGGCCTGCCGCCGACGCCGGACGAGGTAACGGCGTACGTCGAAGATCGGTCGGTCAACGCCGATCAAAGGGTCATTGATCGGCTGCTCGCGAGCCCTCATTACGGTGAGCGAATGGCTCAGCATTGGCTCGATGTCGTGCGGTATGCGGACACCGCAGGCTATGCGAATGACTTCAGTCGCCCCAACGCATGGCGCTACCGCGATTACGTCATCCGATCGTTTAACTCCGACAAACCGTTTGATCAATTTATCCGAGAGCAAATCGCCGGAGACGAAATCGATCCGGACGACCCGGAAATGCTGATCGCGGTTGGGTTCCTTCGCATGGGACCTTGGGAGCACACCGGGATGTCTGTGTTCGCGGAGACGCGGCAGCTATTCCTGGACGACGCGGTCAATACCGTCGGGGAGACATTTTTGGCGACGAACATGAGTTGCTTTAAATGTCATGATCACAAATTCGATCCGCTGCCGACTCAGGATTACTATCGGATGCAGGCGGCGTTCGCACCGGTCCAACTCGCCGATCGCCCGGCCCCATTTCTGCCGGAAGAAAATACGACCGGCATGTCGGATCAACGCCGACGATACGAGCAGCTCGCCAAGAATGACGGCACCGAACTTATCATTCCGCCGGGAGCTGATGAAAAGTTAAAGCGGGAATTAAGGAAAGATTTTAAGAGAATTCAAAATAAAAACCGGGAGCAACATCGACGGACATTGCTGATGACCCAGCCGCGGGCTTTCAGTGTTTATAACGGTCCGTTAAATCCGAAATTTCGCTCGACGAAGTCGATCCACGAGGTCCCCAACAAACGTAGTGGCGAAGTCCAGCAGGTATCGATCCTCGTGGGAGGTTCGATCGCTTCACCGAGCACGGAGGTTGAGCCGGGCGTTCTCAGCGCGGTCGACCGCATGATCGATGAAGAACGGAATTCGAGCCTCACGAATGAGATGACCGGTCGGCGGACCGAGCTCGCCGCGTGGATTGCTAGCGACGCCAATCCGTTGACCGCGCGCGTCTATGTGAACCGCATCTGGCAATGGCACTTCGGTCGTGGATTGGTCAATACGCCGAACAACTTTGGGGTCACGGGATCAGAACCGACCCATCCCGAACTTCTTGATTGGCTGGCGAATTACTTCATCGAACAGGGCTGGTCGACCAAGGCGGTGCATCGCCTGATTCTGACGAGCGACGCCTACCGACGCTCGACGTCGCACCCGCAACGTGACGCCGTCGACAGTGTCGATCCGAATAACGAGTTGCTGAGCTGGTTTCCTCCACGACGGCTGACCGCGGAAGAACTTCGTGACTCGATGCTGGTCGTTTCCGGAGACTTAAACGCCGAGATGGGCGGGATTCCAATTCGTCCTGAAATTAATCGGGATGTCGCCTTTCAGCCGCGGATGATCATGGGCGGGGTGGCTCCGGCCTATCAGCCGTCGCGAACTCCGCTCTTGCGGAACCGACGAACGATCTACGCTCAGAAGATTCGAGGACTTCGCGATCCGATGCTGGAGGTGTTCGATCAGCCGACACCCGATCAATCGTGCGGGCGTCGTAATGCATCGACCGTCACCCCGCAGGTCTTTGCTCTATTTAATAGTGAGAGCGTCCACCATCGGGCGCTCGCGTTCGCCGTTCGTCTGATCGACGAAAATGCTTCGCCGAAGCAACGGATTCAATCGGCATATCGGCTCTGTTTTGGTCGTGAACCATCGAAACGGGATTTAATGGCCTGTCTCGACCACATCGGCCGATCACAGGTTTATCATTCCGCGAAAACACCGCCGCCGATCGAACTTCCGACGGAACTGGTCCGCGAACGGCTCGGTGAGCAGTTCGGGCATCAGATGCAGTGGCTCGAACAACTCGACGTCTATAAGAATTACGAACCGGACCTGACTGCCAATATGGCAACGGCAGAGCAGCGAGCTTGGGCGGAACTATGCCTCGTCCTCTTGAACTCGAATGAATTCGCCTACGTGTATTAA
- a CDS encoding DUF1501 domain-containing protein, which translates to MSLPRRDFLYGLGATLGTAALNSFTQAEDAPSAIEEAGPLAAKQGHFAAKAKSCIFITLAGGPSHIDTFDPKPVLQKLHLNEFRRDDKFASAMNGGKRYYVASPFRTRQVGQSGLWMCDQFGHLPKVADELCIYRGCQAESVNHPTALYHINTGNRFGGDPAIGSWVTYGLGSLNQDLPGYLVMPGRVLPQGGAANWSSGYLPANFQGTPLRPQGSPILDLNPPPGVSTRTQRRNLDLLAELNAAHQQRHPQHEDLSARMASYELAFRMQMTVPEILDIGGETSRTLRDYGTEDRVTGEFGRKCLLSRKLIEKGVRFVQIYQEGWDSHDFIADAHGRMIRTVDQPIAALIADLKQRGLLDETLVVICGEFGRSPDNGVRSGGVSYGRDHNANAMSVVFAGGGVSGGRYVGATDEIGGSAVEVVHPIKDLHVTLLRMLGLDDNKLTYFHAGRFKQLSQVGGEVIDELMA; encoded by the coding sequence ATGTCTTTGCCGCGTCGTGACTTTCTCTACGGCCTCGGTGCCACGCTCGGCACGGCGGCCTTGAATTCGTTCACTCAGGCTGAGGACGCCCCCTCGGCAATCGAAGAGGCCGGGCCGCTTGCCGCGAAGCAGGGACATTTTGCAGCCAAGGCGAAGTCGTGCATCTTCATCACGCTCGCGGGCGGGCCGAGTCATATCGATACGTTCGATCCGAAGCCCGTGCTGCAAAAACTACACTTAAATGAATTTCGGCGCGATGACAAATTCGCGTCCGCGATGAACGGGGGCAAGCGCTATTACGTGGCCAGCCCCTTTCGAACGCGCCAGGTCGGACAGAGCGGCCTGTGGATGTGCGACCAGTTCGGCCATCTCCCGAAGGTGGCCGACGAGCTCTGTATTTATCGCGGATGCCAAGCTGAGTCGGTCAATCACCCGACCGCCCTTTATCACATCAACACCGGAAATCGCTTCGGCGGTGATCCGGCGATCGGGTCGTGGGTGACCTACGGACTTGGTTCGCTGAACCAGGATTTGCCCGGATATCTGGTGATGCCCGGCAGGGTACTACCGCAGGGCGGGGCGGCGAATTGGTCGAGCGGATATCTGCCGGCTAATTTTCAGGGGACCCCCTTGCGGCCGCAGGGAAGCCCGATTCTCGACCTCAATCCACCCCCGGGTGTGTCCACGCGGACGCAGCGAAGAAATCTCGATCTGTTGGCCGAGTTAAATGCGGCGCATCAGCAACGACATCCGCAGCACGAAGATTTATCGGCTCGCATGGCGAGCTATGAACTCGCTTTTCGAATGCAGATGACCGTGCCCGAGATTCTCGATATCGGCGGGGAAACATCCCGCACACTCAGAGACTACGGCACGGAAGACCGAGTCACCGGCGAGTTCGGGCGGAAATGTCTGTTGTCCCGAAAGCTCATCGAGAAGGGCGTTCGATTTGTGCAGATTTATCAGGAAGGCTGGGATTCGCACGATTTCATCGCCGACGCGCACGGTCGGATGATCCGCACTGTCGATCAGCCGATCGCCGCTTTGATTGCCGACCTGAAACAACGCGGTTTGCTCGACGAAACGCTCGTTGTTATTTGCGGCGAGTTCGGCCGCAGTCCCGACAACGGTGTTCGATCGGGGGGCGTCTCGTACGGTCGCGATCACAATGCGAATGCGATGTCGGTCGTGTTCGCCGGAGGAGGCGTAAGCGGAGGGCGCTATGTCGGCGCGACCGATGAGATCGGCGGCTCCGCCGTTGAAGTCGTCCATCCCATCAAAGACCTGCACGTGACGCTTCTGCGGATGTTGGGACTCGACGACAACAAGCTGACCTACTTTCACGCGGGGCGGTTCAAACAACTCTCGCAGGTCGGCGGCGAGGTCATCGACGAGCTGATGGCATGA
- the asnB gene encoding asparagine synthase (glutamine-hydrolyzing) has product MCGISGYFSPGGGQSAEAMRSVAGAMADTLSHRGPDGSGTWVDPDAGIALGHRRLSIIDLSEAGAQPMPSACGRYVLSYNGEIYNFSELRDELESAGRRFRGHCDTEVLLEGIAEWGIEATLKKLIGMFAFALWDREERTLTFARDRLGIKPLYYGWAGRTLLFGSELKALRAHPEFGADVNRDAVAQVLRHGYIPAPLSIYAGISKLIPGTIIEFSAEERDPSPRAYWSLSEVVEEASRRASGNDSERSDREYCDELETLLTDAVGKRMIADVSLGALLSGGIDSSLVVALMQKQSGRPVKSFSIGFSETEYNEAPHAAAVAKHLGTDHTELYVEPRDALDVIPKLPELYDEPFGDSSQIPTYLVSELTRRSVTVALSGDGGDESFGGYERYRVTRDAWNILRLAPGPVRQAAALLGRLGTGRVPGRIPKRIVRRLSRVGVRTVGDLYCAQLQHWTNATDVALESRDTRTFASDPGLWPDALRYPETFLFADTLSYLPDDILVKVDRASMAVGLEARVPLLDHRVVEFAWQMPSRLRWDRRGRGKWPLQEILGRYVPTELFDRPKKGFGVPIDHWLRGPLREWAEELLREDRLREEGYFDPQPIRELWRRHLAGDNWHYLLWNVLMFNAWLERQRSGVAV; this is encoded by the coding sequence ATGTGCGGCATCAGCGGCTATTTTTCACCGGGCGGCGGGCAGTCTGCCGAGGCGATGCGTTCGGTTGCCGGTGCGATGGCCGACACTCTTTCGCACCGCGGACCCGATGGCAGCGGGACGTGGGTCGATCCCGACGCGGGCATCGCACTCGGCCATCGCCGGCTATCGATCATCGATCTCTCGGAGGCCGGCGCTCAGCCGATGCCCTCCGCCTGCGGGCGATATGTGCTGAGCTACAACGGAGAGATCTATAACTTCTCCGAACTGCGGGACGAACTCGAGTCGGCCGGTCGACGATTTCGCGGGCATTGCGACACCGAGGTGCTTCTCGAAGGCATCGCCGAATGGGGTATCGAGGCGACGCTGAAAAAATTGATCGGGATGTTCGCTTTCGCTCTGTGGGACCGCGAAGAGCGGACGCTCACGTTCGCTCGCGACCGCTTGGGGATCAAGCCGCTTTACTATGGCTGGGCCGGTCGAACTCTGCTCTTCGGGTCGGAGCTGAAAGCACTAAGAGCTCACCCTGAATTTGGTGCCGACGTGAATCGCGACGCCGTCGCCCAGGTCTTGCGGCACGGTTACATCCCGGCTCCCCTTTCGATCTATGCCGGAATCTCAAAACTGATTCCCGGAACGATCATTGAATTTTCGGCCGAAGAGCGCGATCCGTCCCCCCGAGCCTATTGGTCGCTGTCGGAGGTAGTCGAAGAGGCCTCCCGTCGAGCTTCCGGCAACGATTCCGAACGGTCGGATCGAGAATATTGCGATGAGCTTGAGACCCTGCTGACCGATGCCGTCGGCAAGCGGATGATCGCCGATGTTTCGCTCGGAGCGCTCCTATCGGGCGGCATCGATTCCTCGTTGGTCGTGGCGTTGATGCAGAAGCAGAGCGGTCGGCCCGTGAAGAGTTTTTCGATCGGATTTTCTGAAACGGAATACAACGAAGCACCGCACGCCGCGGCGGTGGCGAAGCACCTCGGGACCGACCACACCGAACTCTACGTCGAGCCACGAGACGCCCTCGACGTCATTCCGAAGTTGCCGGAGTTGTATGACGAACCGTTCGGCGATTCCTCTCAGATTCCGACCTATCTGGTTTCGGAACTGACCCGGCGATCGGTGACGGTTGCACTGTCGGGTGATGGCGGGGATGAGAGTTTCGGCGGCTACGAGCGTTATCGGGTGACGAGGGATGCGTGGAACATTCTGCGGCTCGCTCCGGGACCGGTCAGGCAAGCGGCCGCGTTGCTCGGGCGGCTCGGAACCGGCCGGGTGCCAGGTCGCATTCCGAAGCGGATCGTGCGACGGCTCAGTCGGGTGGGCGTCCGGACGGTCGGCGATCTCTACTGCGCCCAACTTCAGCATTGGACGAACGCGACCGACGTCGCCCTCGAATCTCGAGACACCCGCACGTTCGCATCGGACCCGGGCTTGTGGCCGGACGCGCTGCGTTATCCGGAAACGTTTCTGTTTGCCGATACGCTCAGCTATCTGCCAGATGACATTCTCGTGAAAGTTGATCGGGCGAGTATGGCCGTGGGGCTCGAAGCACGTGTCCCGCTGCTCGATCATCGCGTCGTTGAATTCGCGTGGCAGATGCCATCGCGATTGCGGTGGGATCGCCGCGGGCGCGGGAAGTGGCCGTTGCAAGAGATTCTGGGGCGCTACGTTCCGACCGAATTATTCGACCGCCCGAAGAAAGGCTTCGGAGTCCCGATCGATCATTGGCTGCGCGGGCCGCTCCGCGAGTGGGCCGAGGAACTGTTGCGTGAGGATCGGCTCAGGGAGGAAGGTTACTTTGATCCGCAGCCGATTCGCGAGTTGTGGCGGCGGCACTTGGCCGGCGACAATTGGCATTATCTGCTGTGGAACGTGTTGATGTTCAACGCGTGGCTGGAGCGGCAGCGATCGGGCGTTGCGGTATGA
- a CDS encoding glycosyltransferase, protein MSGTIEGQQRVRVMVVSHALTGGGAETQIRAILRHLDRSLFEPFLYLFRGEEKLGELIPDDISVDVFCGPGSSGRRWRRGVSRFTLARDLAATCRRHRIDVLYDRLINTTLQTAPATWLSGIPRVSAYSSNPDADFASRLKPFPRVQRYAARKAYHSAATVTANSECLRRKVIEFFDLPPDRVVNTPNLIDFAQIQASVESADEIDRSDGATHLICVGRLRSEKGQRDLLHALALLRTRGDQRPMRLHLLGNGPDEADLRRIASAEQIDDRVEFHGHVENPFEILGSADLFILPSLDEGSPNALLEAIAAGVPVIATDCPCGPAEILDNGRLGRLVPVGSPVAIADAISDYLDDPQSWRSRTDAARTFVEQRHTPRHAIRVLEEVLLDAANRG, encoded by the coding sequence ATGAGTGGCACGATCGAAGGTCAGCAGCGCGTCCGCGTGATGGTTGTTTCGCACGCCCTGACCGGGGGCGGGGCGGAGACGCAAATCCGGGCGATTTTGCGGCATCTCGATCGATCGCTGTTTGAGCCGTTTCTCTATCTGTTTCGCGGCGAAGAAAAACTCGGAGAGCTAATTCCGGACGATATTTCGGTCGACGTATTTTGCGGCCCCGGCTCGTCAGGCCGCCGGTGGCGTCGAGGAGTTTCTCGCTTCACGTTGGCGAGAGATCTCGCCGCAACGTGCCGCCGGCACCGCATCGACGTTCTGTACGATCGGCTCATCAACACCACGCTGCAAACGGCTCCGGCCACCTGGCTGAGCGGTATCCCGCGCGTCTCGGCTTACAGCTCTAATCCGGATGCCGATTTCGCTTCGCGGCTCAAACCGTTTCCTCGCGTGCAACGCTACGCTGCGCGAAAGGCCTATCACTCGGCCGCGACCGTCACGGCGAATTCGGAATGCCTGCGGCGGAAGGTGATCGAGTTCTTTGACCTGCCGCCTGATCGGGTGGTGAATACGCCAAACCTGATCGACTTCGCTCAGATTCAAGCGAGCGTCGAGTCAGCGGATGAGATCGATCGATCTGACGGCGCGACTCACCTTATTTGCGTCGGTCGGTTGCGCTCCGAGAAAGGCCAGCGTGATCTGCTTCACGCTCTAGCACTTTTGCGAACAAGGGGTGACCAGCGACCGATGCGGCTCCATCTGCTTGGCAACGGCCCCGACGAAGCAGACCTGCGCCGTATCGCATCCGCCGAACAAATTGACGACCGCGTCGAGTTTCACGGTCACGTCGAGAATCCCTTTGAGATATTGGGTTCGGCCGATCTCTTCATTCTGCCATCGCTTGATGAGGGATCGCCCAACGCGCTACTTGAAGCGATCGCTGCCGGCGTGCCGGTCATTGCAACCGATTGCCCGTGCGGCCCGGCGGAGATTCTGGACAACGGTCGGCTCGGGCGGCTCGTGCCGGTCGGCAGCCCCGTCGCGATTGCGGATGCGATCAGCGACTATCTGGACGACCCCCAAAGCTGGCGATCACGGACCGATGCGGCTCGGACGTTCGTCGAGCAACGCCACACACCCCGCCATGCGATTCGCGTGCTCGAAGAGGTGCTCCTTGATGCCGCCAATCGCGGCTGA